In one bacterium genomic region, the following are encoded:
- the thrS gene encoding threonine--tRNA ligase — MNSEIHAMRHSSAHVLAAALYKIYPGIMFGVGPVIDNGFYYDVCTEEAISDKELKRITKEMRSIIEQDLPIEREEWTLQQALEYFKKHNQKYKVELLQDLQQYGTTSIKNIDSSDLGIDDTNVKITTVSVYRIGDFVDLCRGPHIASTGQIKAFELTRLAGAYWRGDEARDQLQRIYGIAFDSQDELDSYKAMLELAKERDHRKLGRELDLFTFSDLVGPGLPLWTPRGTVVRNELDHFIQELRTQYGFEEVTIPHITKKELYERSGHWNKFKDELFKIKSRDGHEFAIKPMNCPHHTQIFDSKPRSYREMPVRYRETTMVYRDEQSGELHGLSRVRSITQDDAHIFCRPSQVEQEVLNVWSVIERYWKTFGVDLRVRLSTHDPKNMKAYLGDEKQWRFAVDQLKAVIVGQGVEYVLGEGEAAFYGPKIDFIGSDALGREFQASTIQLDFNMPERFDLASIDEGGNRETVVMIHCAIAGSLERSIVLLLEHFGGSFPTWLAPQQVAVLPISEKFVGYADDITTKLQGRGVRAELSAENESLGKRIRLAEIKKVPYIIIAGEREVEDNTVAVRKFGEGDIGVIQFEEFIENVTSEIEQRKL, encoded by the coding sequence ATGAATAGCGAAATCCATGCCATGCGACACAGCTCAGCTCATGTGTTAGCTGCCGCATTATATAAGATATATCCAGGTATTATGTTTGGGGTTGGTCCAGTTATTGATAACGGTTTCTACTACGATGTATGCACTGAAGAAGCAATATCAGATAAGGAATTGAAGCGTATTACAAAAGAAATGCGCAGTATTATAGAGCAAGACTTACCAATTGAAAGAGAAGAGTGGACATTACAACAGGCTCTAGAATACTTTAAAAAGCACAACCAGAAATATAAGGTTGAATTATTGCAAGATTTACAACAGTATGGTACGACAAGTATAAAAAATATAGATTCCTCAGACCTTGGTATAGATGATACTAATGTAAAAATCACTACAGTGTCGGTATATAGGATTGGTGATTTTGTCGATTTGTGTCGAGGCCCTCATATTGCTTCAACTGGTCAGATTAAAGCATTTGAGTTAACCAGATTAGCTGGGGCTTACTGGCGGGGTGATGAAGCTCGGGATCAGTTACAGCGTATCTATGGAATAGCTTTTGATTCACAAGACGAGTTGGACAGCTATAAGGCAATGTTAGAGTTAGCTAAAGAGCGAGATCACCGTAAGCTGGGACGTGAACTAGATTTATTTACCTTTTCAGATTTGGTTGGACCAGGACTCCCATTGTGGACACCGCGTGGAACGGTTGTGCGTAATGAACTAGATCATTTTATACAAGAACTTCGAACTCAGTATGGATTTGAGGAAGTTACAATTCCACATATCACCAAAAAAGAGTTATATGAGCGGAGTGGTCATTGGAATAAATTTAAAGATGAGCTATTTAAGATTAAGTCACGCGATGGGCATGAGTTTGCGATTAAACCCATGAATTGCCCGCATCATACTCAAATATTTGATTCAAAACCTCGTAGCTATCGAGAGATGCCGGTTCGCTATCGTGAGACCACTATGGTTTATCGCGATGAGCAGAGCGGAGAATTACATGGTCTTTCTCGTGTTCGGTCGATTACCCAGGATGATGCACATATCTTCTGTCGCCCTAGTCAGGTTGAGCAGGAAGTATTGAATGTGTGGAGTGTTATCGAGCGATACTGGAAGACTTTTGGTGTGGATTTACGAGTTCGTCTGTCAACTCATGATCCAAAAAATATGAAGGCCTATTTGGGAGACGAAAAGCAGTGGAGGTTTGCCGTTGATCAGCTCAAGGCGGTTATTGTGGGGCAGGGAGTAGAATATGTTTTGGGTGAAGGCGAGGCTGCATTTTATGGCCCTAAGATTGACTTTATTGGCTCGGATGCTTTGGGTCGAGAATTCCAAGCCTCAACTATTCAGCTAGATTTTAATATGCCAGAACGGTTTGATTTGGCTAGTATTGATGAAGGTGGGAATAGAGAGACTGTCGTAATGATTCATTGTGCTATAGCGGGTTCATTAGAGCGAAGTATTGTATTGTTGCTAGAGCATTTTGGTGGTAGTTTTCCAACCTGGCTGGCACCACAGCAAGTTGCGGTACTGCCAATATCAGAAAAGTTTGTAGGCTATGCTGATGATATTACAACAAAACTACAAGGTAGAGGAGTGCGAGCTGAGTTAAGTGCCGAAAATGAATCACTAGGTAAGCGTATTCGCTTAGCAGAGATTAAGAAAGTCCCGTATATAATTATAGCTGGTGAGCGTGAAGTTGAAGATAATACAGTAGCGGTACGAAAATTTGGTGAAGGTGATATTGGGGTTATTCAATTTGAAGAATTTATAGAAAATGTCACAAGTGAGATTGAACAACGCAAACTCTAG
- the miaA gene encoding tRNA (adenosine(37)-N6)-dimethylallyltransferase MiaA, whose protein sequence is MSQVRLNNANSSENKLVAFVGPTASGKTQAALDLAKIIPSEIICADSRTVYKELDIGTAKPTAEDQSRIPHYGLDLVSPGEKYSVADFVICAEGALRDIWARNKTAILVGGSGLYIDAILFGYKFRNQARDIKDWEKYSNDELMQLAKKLYPGAINTIDVKNTRRLQQLILRGPTNTSDRESLKYEVKIIGIDPGLENLQIRIEKRTDNMLGQGFVQECDNLIKKYGKDCPTLQTTGYSAVAEYLTGKQDLDTMRRQIITDTKRLAKKQRTWFRRNSLITWVRDENTAIDMAVSYLSK, encoded by the coding sequence ATGTCACAAGTGAGATTGAACAACGCAAACTCTAGCGAAAATAAGTTAGTTGCTTTTGTTGGTCCGACGGCTTCTGGTAAAACGCAGGCAGCACTAGATTTAGCTAAGATAATACCTTCGGAGATTATATGTGCTGATTCGCGTACGGTTTATAAAGAGCTTGATATAGGTACAGCAAAGCCTACGGCAGAAGACCAGTCTCGAATTCCTCATTATGGGCTAGATTTAGTTTCACCAGGTGAAAAATATTCGGTTGCTGATTTTGTGATATGCGCAGAGGGTGCCTTACGCGATATTTGGGCACGAAATAAAACGGCAATTCTGGTCGGTGGAAGTGGCTTATATATAGATGCAATTTTGTTTGGTTATAAATTTCGTAATCAGGCTCGAGACATAAAAGACTGGGAAAAATATAGTAATGACGAACTTATGCAGTTAGCTAAAAAGCTTTATCCGGGCGCCATAAACACAATTGATGTAAAAAATACTAGGAGATTACAGCAACTTATACTTAGAGGCCCTACAAATACCTCAGATCGTGAGTCATTAAAATATGAAGTAAAGATTATTGGAATTGACCCAGGTTTAGAAAATCTACAGATAAGAATTGAAAAGCGGACGGACAATATGTTGGGCCAAGGATTTGTTCAAGAATGTGATAACCTTATAAAAAAGTATGGTAAGGACTGTCCGACACTACAAACAACTGGTTACTCGGCAGTGGCTGAATATCTAACTGGTAAGCAAGACTTAGATACGATGCGGAGGCAAATTATTACTGATACAAAAAGATTAGCCAAGAAGCAGCGTACTTGGTTTAGGCGTAATTCATTGATAACTTGGGTGCGAGACGAGAATACGGCAATCGATATGGCAGTCTCCTACTTATCGAAATAA
- a CDS encoding DUF1727 domain-containing protein encodes MKRLRNTIGVGAGKATGWTMRALGRSSTALPGYVAERIGRNPLQHYLRNRHYAKTILITGTNGKTTTTMLIAEVMKLAGLRVVNNRSGSNLTRGVLTALLADTRRGDDTVLLLEVDEASMSAVCQATNPDIIVVSNIFRDQLDRYGEVDTTRRLLRQAIELAPNAELVLCADDPHVASLALDLKRKVHYFGMNTNGIKALEHDHASDIPLSPITGVPLKYSRRYFGHVGVYRATDGSFSRPTPDVSVEDIGLHDSVQVVTFKLKNQSSKMVVKSPLLGVYNGYNLASAITVALACNLGNDVIISALQNNSRAFGRQESITYQGRQCTFLLVKNPTGFNQVIQSFFTKPTNSPILIVINDNFADGRDVSWLWDVSIEDISTDGPIIVSGLRAYDMALRLKYADKNCRVIEDPMQAISELVQVGGDETIYILPTYTALLDIRKQLSLKLEHSS; translated from the coding sequence ATGAAGCGTTTACGTAACACAATTGGGGTTGGAGCAGGTAAGGCTACCGGCTGGACGATGAGAGCTCTGGGTAGGTCAAGCACTGCCTTGCCGGGATATGTTGCAGAACGGATTGGTCGGAATCCGCTACAGCACTATTTGCGTAACCGTCACTATGCTAAGACAATCTTAATAACGGGTACGAACGGTAAGACAACTACAACTATGCTGATAGCTGAAGTAATGAAGCTAGCCGGGTTGAGGGTTGTTAACAATAGATCTGGGTCAAACTTAACTCGAGGAGTATTAACGGCCCTACTTGCAGATACTAGAAGGGGCGACGATACAGTACTTTTACTGGAGGTAGATGAGGCTAGCATGTCGGCTGTTTGTCAGGCAACTAATCCAGATATAATTGTGGTTTCAAATATTTTTCGTGATCAGTTGGATCGATATGGTGAAGTTGATACTACGCGGAGACTTTTGCGCCAGGCAATTGAGTTGGCGCCAAATGCTGAGTTGGTACTGTGTGCTGATGATCCACATGTTGCTAGTCTAGCCTTGGATCTGAAGAGAAAAGTCCATTATTTTGGTATGAATACTAATGGTATTAAAGCTTTAGAACATGATCACGCTAGTGATATACCACTTAGCCCTATTACTGGTGTGCCACTGAAATATAGTCGGCGATATTTTGGTCACGTTGGAGTATATAGGGCAACGGATGGAAGCTTCTCACGACCTACACCAGATGTATCGGTTGAAGATATTGGCCTGCATGATTCAGTGCAGGTGGTTACTTTTAAGCTTAAAAATCAATCCAGTAAGATGGTTGTGAAGAGCCCGTTATTAGGGGTATATAATGGCTATAATCTGGCCTCTGCAATTACGGTGGCACTTGCTTGCAATCTAGGTAATGATGTAATAATTTCTGCATTGCAGAATAATAGCAGGGCTTTTGGTAGGCAGGAATCAATCACATATCAGGGGCGACAATGCACATTTTTACTAGTTAAAAATCCTACCGGCTTTAATCAGGTGATTCAATCATTCTTTACTAAGCCCACGAACTCACCAATATTAATTGTAATTAATGACAATTTTGCTGATGGTCGGGATGTATCCTGGCTGTGGGATGTGTCCATTGAGGACATTTCAACGGATGGCCCAATTATTGTTTCTGGTTTGCGCGCATACGACATGGCATTGCGGCTAAAATATGCCGATAAGAATTGTCGAGTTATTGAAGATCCGATGCAAGCCATCTCGGAGCTGGTGCAAGTTGGAGGGGATGAAACGATATATATTTTGCCGACCTATACAGCTCTACTAGATATACGTAAGCAGTTATCGCTTAAACTGGAGCACAGTTCATGA
- a CDS encoding glutamine amidotransferase gives MTAKRVSILYLYPYEMNTYGDWGNVCVLQKRLEWRGCQVDVIKHHPGSRLSRRPDIIFFGGGQDSGQSLILDDLHKQAPRLREWIEDGVATLAICGGYQLLGREFITATGENLEGVGVFNITTQAQPGRLIGNVVLTSDRFGSIVGFENHSGRTFLDGDTEPFGVVDKGSGNNGEDKKEGIITNSAIGTYLHGPLLPKNPQVADWLIAHALGVSHKELVQLPDQFVIQARLVATRR, from the coding sequence ATGACGGCAAAGAGAGTCTCAATTTTATATCTATATCCATACGAGATGAATACTTATGGTGACTGGGGCAATGTGTGTGTCTTGCAGAAGCGTTTAGAATGGCGCGGATGTCAGGTAGACGTTATCAAGCACCATCCAGGCTCCAGGTTATCAAGGCGTCCTGATATTATATTTTTTGGAGGCGGTCAGGATAGTGGACAGAGTCTTATTCTGGATGATTTACATAAGCAGGCGCCAAGATTGCGCGAGTGGATAGAGGATGGAGTGGCTACACTGGCAATATGTGGTGGTTATCAACTGCTTGGACGAGAGTTTATTACGGCAACTGGAGAGAATTTGGAAGGTGTTGGGGTGTTTAATATTACAACTCAAGCTCAACCTGGTCGGTTAATTGGTAATGTCGTACTGACGAGTGATAGATTTGGGTCTATTGTTGGTTTTGAGAATCATTCCGGTAGAACCTTTTTAGATGGCGATACGGAGCCATTTGGGGTGGTAGATAAGGGTAGTGGTAATAATGGTGAAGATAAAAAAGAGGGGATTATTACTAACTCTGCGATTGGTACATATCTACATGGCCCACTACTGCCGAAAAACCCTCAAGTAGCGGACTGGTTGATTGCTCATGCCCTAGGCGTTTCGCATAAAGAATTAGTTCAATTGCCGGATCAGTTTGTTATACAGGCTAGGTTAGTTGCTACTAGACGATAG
- a CDS encoding winged helix-turn-helix transcriptional regulator, giving the protein MQIESLFGSKTRVKLLSLFYNNPERPFYVREITRKINEQINSVRRELQNLLNIGIVKSVNQSNRLYYEIDPSFKFHSELMSIFQRIPAKSKEIRETKEEDQILKKIQKAGNVKVLFLSGAFVRGSLQNVDIFIVGDMNKAKLAQVIGDMESAMNRELNYTAFRLEDFDYRRNLNDRFLLDMLDARKIVLRDDLKLFGDTQKQPAGEEGTSASVQVNVSAPHPEITTEEAIRMAEMS; this is encoded by the coding sequence ATGCAAATCGAATCGCTTTTTGGTTCAAAGACCCGGGTAAAATTATTGAGCCTTTTTTATAACAATCCCGAACGGCCTTTTTATGTCCGAGAGATTACTCGTAAAATAAATGAGCAAATTAACTCTGTTAGGCGCGAGCTGCAGAATCTGTTAAATATTGGTATCGTAAAGTCGGTCAACCAGTCTAATAGATTATATTATGAGATTGATCCATCCTTTAAGTTTCATTCTGAGCTGATGTCAATTTTTCAGAGGATTCCCGCTAAATCAAAAGAGATTCGGGAGACTAAAGAAGAAGATCAGATTTTAAAGAAGATCCAAAAAGCTGGCAATGTAAAAGTTTTATTCCTGTCGGGAGCATTTGTGCGCGGTAGCCTGCAGAATGTTGATATCTTTATAGTTGGCGATATGAATAAGGCCAAGCTGGCCCAGGTGATTGGCGATATGGAATCAGCCATGAATCGAGAGTTGAACTATACTGCCTTCCGATTGGAGGACTTTGATTATCGCCGTAACCTCAATGATAGATTTTTACTAGATATGTTGGATGCCCGTAAGATTGTTTTGCGAGATGACCTGAAGCTTTTTGGCGATACTCAGAAGCAACCAGCCGGTGAAGAGGGCACGTCCGCCTCAGTTCAGGTGAATGTATCGGCCCCGCATCCAGAGATCACTACTGAAGAGGCTATCCGTATGGCAGAAATGAGCTAG
- a CDS encoding AI-2E family transporter gives MANGRPSTVTIQVSWKTILAILGLILGIWVVYMVGDFLILLFASIVVAAALAPYVRKLERKGLPRWAATTAIYLTIFLVLGLILVLVVPTITKQVADLVRDWPNINSSLQATISQNETLRGLYSSLTQGPANGSGSLVSQVVNITSVFVNGVATTVLFFVLTFYILMNGRKIAHFMIGLVPAGRDRERYGRLVTKMSERMGFWFRGQFIISTMTFLVVWAVLSLLHVEYALTLALIAGVAEFIPLVGSWVGGAPAVIVAFGQSPVLALFVIIFFFAWQSFQGYIISPQVMRRAIGVPSIFILISVLILAKLIGFVGVFLAAPIAAAVAVLVEEYADGVHSQLKKGFAARTGQRRG, from the coding sequence ATGGCAAATGGCCGACCATCAACTGTAACCATTCAGGTATCCTGGAAGACTATTCTGGCTATTCTCGGGTTAATTCTTGGTATTTGGGTGGTATATATGGTTGGTGATTTCTTAATCTTACTATTTGCCAGTATTGTTGTGGCAGCTGCCCTGGCTCCCTATGTGCGAAAACTAGAGAGGAAAGGATTGCCACGTTGGGCTGCAACAACGGCAATTTATTTAACTATTTTTTTAGTACTTGGGTTAATTCTGGTTCTAGTGGTGCCAACAATTACCAAGCAAGTTGCCGACTTAGTTCGTGATTGGCCAAATATTAATAGCTCACTACAGGCAACTATCAGCCAGAATGAAACATTACGCGGATTATATAGCTCGTTAACACAGGGGCCGGCGAATGGTAGTGGCTCACTTGTCTCTCAAGTGGTGAATATTACATCTGTATTTGTAAATGGGGTAGCTACGACGGTCTTATTTTTTGTACTAACCTTCTATATTTTAATGAATGGACGTAAGATAGCTCACTTTATGATTGGATTAGTGCCAGCTGGGAGGGATCGTGAACGGTACGGTAGGCTCGTAACAAAGATGTCGGAGCGTATGGGATTTTGGTTTAGGGGGCAGTTTATTATTTCTACTATGACTTTTCTGGTGGTTTGGGCAGTGCTTTCTCTTCTGCATGTAGAGTATGCTCTAACCCTGGCGTTGATTGCTGGTGTGGCAGAGTTTATTCCGTTGGTTGGGTCATGGGTTGGTGGAGCACCGGCCGTGATAGTAGCCTTTGGGCAGTCGCCGGTATTAGCGCTATTTGTCATTATATTCTTCTTTGCTTGGCAGTCATTTCAAGGCTACATCATTAGCCCTCAGGTGATGCGCCGAGCCATTGGGGTGCCTTCAATCTTTATACTTATATCAGTATTGATTCTGGCAAAGCTAATTGGGTTTGTGGGGGTGTTTTTAGCAGCTCCGATTGCCGCCGCTGTTGCCGTATTGGTGGAGGAGTATGCTGATGGAGTGCATAGTCAGCTCAAGAAGGGCTTTGCTGCGCGGACTGGGCAACGGAGGGGCTAA
- the rpmB gene encoding 50S ribosomal protein L28, translating to MSYKCDITGKGKQFGHNVSHSMRATPKVWKPNLQKKTLIINGEKVRVKLAASTIRTLKKYAKNTEVN from the coding sequence ATGTCTTATAAATGCGACATCACAGGTAAAGGTAAGCAGTTTGGCCATAATGTCAGCCACTCTATGCGCGCAACGCCAAAGGTCTGGAAACCAAACCTCCAGAAGAAAACCCTCATCATAAATGGTGAGAAGGTCCGAGTTAAGCTTGCTGCCTCAACAATTCGTACTCTCAAAAAATACGCTAAAAATACCGAGGTAAACTAA
- a CDS encoding site-2 protease family protein: protein MSLLEIVNLIFIYVVAITIHEYSHAFAAHQLGDPTAKEEGRLTLNPMAHIDPLTTLALPVLLILAGSPVIFGAARPVPFTPYMVRGGKKGAALIALAGPASNLVLAAIIALVIRLVPSLALAGSGLLISMMTVNIALALFNLLPIPPLDGSRILYAFVPSNMQDVMERFERTGPIIILVLFLVGYPFIAPYLGTATQVITRFLLGM from the coding sequence ATGAGTTTGTTAGAGATTGTTAATCTTATTTTTATTTATGTGGTGGCTATCACTATTCATGAGTATAGCCATGCGTTTGCAGCCCATCAGCTCGGTGACCCAACCGCTAAGGAAGAGGGACGTTTAACATTAAACCCGATGGCTCATATTGATCCGCTAACCACGCTAGCGCTACCGGTGCTGTTAATTTTAGCGGGTAGCCCGGTGATTTTTGGGGCAGCTCGGCCAGTTCCTTTTACGCCCTATATGGTTCGCGGTGGGAAGAAGGGGGCAGCTCTGATTGCTCTAGCCGGCCCAGCAAGTAATCTGGTATTGGCTGCTATTATCGCCCTGGTAATTCGTTTAGTTCCAAGCTTGGCCTTAGCTGGTAGCGGACTGCTGATATCGATGATGACGGTGAATATTGCACTAGCTTTATTTAACCTGTTACCAATTCCACCACTTGATGGCTCTCGTATATTGTATGCTTTTGTGCCATCTAATATGCAGGATGTGATGGAGCGTTTTGAGCGTACGGGACCAATCATTATACTGGTACTATTCTTAGTGGGCTATCCTTTTATTGCGCCGTATCTAGGTACTGCAACTCAAGTCATTACACGCTTTTTACTTGGTATGTAG
- a CDS encoding HIT family protein, translating into MIKSIFTKIREGEVSGGEIIYQDELVFVLMTIAPHNPGHCLVIPVEEITNFEDVPEETYLHMMRIARALARLERKLYGSPKVAMIAAGMEVEHTHIHIFPLYSEADIAFTSAKHPDFSEVRVEAQKLRRAIKESPLI; encoded by the coding sequence ATGATAAAAAGTATTTTTACAAAAATTCGTGAGGGTGAGGTGTCAGGTGGTGAGATTATTTACCAGGATGAATTGGTGTTTGTGTTAATGACTATTGCGCCACACAACCCGGGGCACTGCTTAGTTATCCCAGTTGAAGAGATTACAAATTTTGAAGATGTTCCCGAGGAGACATATTTGCATATGATGCGGATCGCTCGGGCGCTGGCTCGTTTGGAGCGCAAGCTGTATGGTAGTCCAAAGGTCGCGATGATTGCAGCCGGCATGGAGGTGGAGCACACGCATATTCATATATTCCCCCTATACTCAGAAGCTGATATCGCATTTACGAGTGCTAAGCACCCAGATTTTTCAGAGGTACGAGTAGAGGCGCAAAAACTACGGCGGGCAATTAAGGAGAGTCCACTTATATGA
- a CDS encoding undecaprenyl-diphosphate phosphatase, whose translation MIWAILLGTIQAITEFLPISSSAHLLILPWLFGFPTQGLAFDAALHIGTSVALLFFFWKDFWVMFKKRDKFLWLIIIASVPGATIGFFGDKIIEQYLHEGSMAVLIAAVGMILMTGVIWYIDATAKLKKDLSAMGRKEAFWVGLAQALALIPGMSRSGATIAAGLAAGYTREAAARFSFLIGTPIALGAGLYKATNIVQAQPSNTELLQLLVGVITAALLGFVVIRWLLEYVQKHSLKVFLIYRLIFASVVIIVWLVRQ comes from the coding sequence ATGATTTGGGCTATTTTACTCGGTACCATTCAGGCAATTACGGAGTTTCTACCAATTTCTTCCAGTGCACATCTTTTAATATTGCCGTGGTTGTTTGGTTTTCCAACTCAAGGCTTGGCATTTGATGCAGCATTACATATCGGTACTTCTGTAGCATTGCTATTTTTCTTCTGGAAAGATTTTTGGGTGATGTTTAAAAAGCGCGATAAATTTCTGTGGCTCATTATAATTGCTTCTGTACCTGGTGCTACCATTGGATTCTTTGGCGATAAGATTATTGAGCAATATCTACATGAAGGGAGTATGGCGGTCTTAATTGCTGCGGTTGGGATGATCTTAATGACGGGTGTTATATGGTATATCGATGCAACGGCTAAGTTAAAAAAAGACCTTTCTGCGATGGGTCGTAAGGAAGCATTTTGGGTTGGCTTAGCTCAGGCTCTGGCACTTATACCAGGTATGTCGCGATCTGGCGCAACGATTGCCGCCGGCTTGGCTGCTGGCTATACGCGCGAGGCAGCGGCTCGATTTAGTTTTTTAATCGGCACGCCCATCGCATTGGGGGCGGGTCTATATAAGGCAACGAATATTGTCCAAGCTCAGCCAAGTAATACGGAGCTATTGCAGTTGCTTGTTGGTGTTATAACAGCAGCTTTGTTGGGCTTTGTGGTGATTCGCTGGCTACTAGAGTATGTACAAAAACATAGCCTCAAAGTATTTCTAATTTATCGTCTAATATTTGCGTCTGTCGTAATAATTGTTTGGCTGGTGCGTCAATGA
- a CDS encoding ribonuclease HI family protein has protein sequence MSGRIRVHGDGGSRGNPGPAAAAAVLLTASGEIIEKRSEFMGVATNNQAEYLAVELGLRALHELGHTQADFFLDSQLVVRQLNGQYKVKHPDMKLAFDRIQKLKKGLDVTFTHVLRADNAIADTVVNECLDAHL, from the coding sequence ATGAGTGGGCGAATACGCGTTCATGGTGATGGTGGTTCGCGCGGTAATCCCGGTCCAGCTGCTGCCGCCGCGGTATTACTTACGGCAAGTGGTGAGATAATTGAGAAGCGAAGTGAGTTCATGGGGGTGGCCACCAATAATCAGGCTGAGTATTTGGCAGTGGAGCTGGGTTTACGAGCCTTGCATGAGCTGGGTCATACTCAGGCCGATTTCTTCTTAGACAGTCAGCTGGTTGTGCGACAACTAAATGGACAATATAAGGTAAAGCACCCAGATATGAAATTGGCTTTTGACCGTATTCAAAAACTAAAAAAAGGCCTAGATGTGACTTTTACACATGTATTGCGAGCAGATAATGCCATTGCTGATACGGTAGTGAATGAGTGCTTAGATGCTCATTTATAA
- a CDS encoding sugar transferase, which translates to MRKRSELFFNLLLVPLDVLAVLVGFVVAYIIRVEYSLKPTVYQVPGWEYLSALVVLTPFIVLFFALAGLYRYESMRSRWREYLQAIIAVSASTMFLIIVDFFATKPLFPSKAVVFYGFIFAIVFVVVERFIINLFQRWLFHFGIGVRQVVIVGVGRIADDVTYSLQRNPGFRLVKTLERKQDTLARLEKLTKKNHIDELFIADRTPAEADQLEYIRFAHKNHIVYKFIPSLAGIYQTRSQPSLYADYPVLEIVRTPLDGWWRVYKTVFDYLGALLGVLLLSPVFLIIAIIIKLTDGGSVFYGHNRIGRHGHVIRVWKFRSMYAQYSTGGAYSGKTDLEIIREIGNDAMVEEFKLNQKLKKDPRVTPVGRFIRATSIDELPQLFNVLKGELSLIGPRPVTEVELVRYKDKAPTFLLIKPGITGLWQVSGRNDISYDERVKLDVYYVENWRASMDLRILLRTLGVIFKRRGY; encoded by the coding sequence ATGCGCAAACGTAGCGAGCTATTTTTTAACCTTCTCCTAGTACCACTTGATGTATTGGCGGTGCTGGTGGGCTTTGTTGTGGCCTATATTATTCGTGTTGAGTACAGTTTAAAGCCAACGGTTTATCAGGTTCCGGGGTGGGAATATCTGTCAGCATTAGTGGTATTAACGCCATTTATAGTGCTATTTTTTGCATTAGCTGGTCTATATCGCTATGAGTCTATGAGGAGTCGGTGGCGAGAGTACTTACAGGCTATAATTGCTGTTTCTGCTAGTACTATGTTTCTTATTATTGTAGACTTTTTTGCAACAAAGCCGTTATTTCCATCCAAGGCGGTGGTGTTTTATGGTTTTATTTTTGCAATAGTTTTTGTTGTTGTAGAGCGATTTATCATAAATCTGTTTCAGCGTTGGCTTTTCCATTTCGGTATTGGTGTTCGTCAGGTTGTCATAGTTGGAGTGGGGCGTATTGCCGATGATGTGACCTATTCATTACAGCGTAACCCGGGTTTTCGTTTAGTAAAAACTTTAGAGCGCAAGCAAGATACACTAGCCAGACTTGAGAAATTAACCAAGAAGAATCATATTGATGAGCTTTTTATAGCCGATAGAACACCAGCAGAGGCCGATCAGTTGGAATACATTCGATTTGCACATAAAAATCACATTGTATACAAATTTATTCCAAGTTTGGCTGGAATATACCAAACTCGTAGTCAGCCCTCTCTTTATGCAGATTATCCTGTATTAGAGATTGTGCGTACACCACTCGATGGTTGGTGGCGAGTGTATAAAACAGTATTTGATTATTTGGGTGCTCTTTTGGGCGTGCTACTATTGAGTCCGGTATTTTTAATTATTGCTATTATTATTAAGCTAACCGATGGTGGTAGTGTCTTTTATGGGCATAATCGGATTGGTCGGCACGGCCATGTGATTCGAGTATGGAAGTTTCGCTCGATGTATGCGCAGTATTCCACTGGTGGAGCATATAGTGGTAAGACTGATCTTGAGATTATCCGTGAGATTGGTAATGATGCTATGGTTGAAGAGTTTAAGCTCAATCAGAAATTAAAGAAAGATCCACGCGTAACACCAGTTGGGCGCTTTATTAGGGCAACTAGTATTGATGAATTGCCACAATTATTTAACGTCTTAAAGGGGGAGTTGAGCTTAATTGGTCCAAGGCCGGTTACTGAGGTAGAATTAGTGCGCTATAAAGATAAGGCGCCAACTTTTCTATTGATTAAGCCTGGTATCACTGGTTTATGGCAGGTTTCTGGGCGCAATGATATAAGCTATGACGAGAGAGTAAAGCTGGATGTATACTATGTTGAAAACTGGAGAGCCTCCATGGATTTACGAATTTTATTACGTACATTGGGAGTAATTTTTAAGCGTAGGGGGTACTGA